Within Catharus ustulatus isolate bCatUst1 chromosome 5, bCatUst1.pri.v2, whole genome shotgun sequence, the genomic segment AGCAGTGCTATGCCTTTAGCAGACTGTGGCAGAGAGTAACAAACAATTACCAGATCTTAAAAGCAACATCAGTTCCAAAGCCCATCCCACAACATTGCTGGGATTGCACGTACCACCCCTTTCTCAGTCAAGGCACTTCCACCACAGTAGGTACACAATAGCCACCTTCCTGTACAGGACACTGCATAGACATTCATGGGGTGTGCTTATATTTAGCCCCTGTAACACCTGAGCAGAGTCTCCTGCACAGGACCCTGGGCTCCAGCTGGACAAAACTCTGGTTCACAGTCCACAGGAgaatgaaatgcattttcaggGTCCAGCACAGCCATCTTCAGATATCCATCAAAGGTGGGGGGGAAAGCAGCATTGATCACTTGTGATTAAAGAAACaagaacattttgaaaagaTAGTCAAGGATGTCAACCCACAGCTGTGTTAAAAGCACCACACAGCTACAGCTATCTCTACTTTTGCTAACACCAGCAGTATGAGAGATTTTCAAGCTCATCTGATGTAACAGCCTGTGACTGAGCATATAAGATCAGATCGTCTCCCACAGGCATATCTCCTAATACAGCAGGCTGTAGGGCCACACTTCCTGTCATCACATTGCATTTCACGTTCAATACATGCTTTATGCCTCCAGTAGGAAGGGCCTCACTACAAGGATATGTGCAAACATATTACTCCATTTCCAGCAATCCAACCACACTATTTCCTgacaggcacagcctggctttgcAAGGAGAACCCTGCAGCTGTAGTAGAGCCCACTAGGCCATATTTTGAAAGAGCCTTTTAATACTAGGCAGGCAATACAAGGCAGCCACCACTACAAAGCTTGAACAGGCGATAAAAGCACTGTAGTGTTTCCCTGGACACTGGCATCTttacagaagaggaagaagtgcTAAAGAGACATGAGCAGTCCCTGGTCTCTGATCATTTGGAGAGCCAAATTTGCTTCTCTGACTATAAGTCCCCTGCCACACATTTGGTTTTGCTGGGAAGCTCATGCTGAGCTACAGAGAGCCATACTTCTTCCACCTATTCATACACCTAAGTTCAGACTAGCCCCAAGGCCTGCAGACACACCAGCAACAGTTAGTCAGCCTAGCCTTTGTCCTTGGGTCAATAGTAGGGCCCAAGCTTCTCATAGCCTGAATAACTGGGCCACTCAGGAAAGAGGCCATAGGAACACCGAGGGCTCCCAAATCGGTCAAATGCACTGCCAAAGTCAGGAGCCTGTGGGGGACGGACAGCTTCCTGGGCAGACTTCAGTTCTGAGCATATGATCCTGTAATTTGTGCCCCTGTTGTTGTCCCAGTACACCCTCCCATTGCACTCAAAGGAAATGGCAAACTCAACTCTTTCATGTGATTGAATTCCCTCAGGCAAGCTGATGTCAAAGGAAAATGTGTCCTGATCTGACCCTCCATACGTATTCTTGACATACTGGCATGGGTGATCTATAAAGTTTTTCCATGTATCAAACGTCATCCGGATCTTCACTGTCTTTTCAAAAGCAAGGTTCTTCACCTTCACTGTTCCTACAATAGACTTCTCCTTTAGCACACAGTTTTCCAGACAGACACAGTCTGCCTGGAGGCGGTTTCTGAAGTCCAGGTAGTCTACAGAGGGCTGAACAAAATCCAGAACAAAGCTGTCCTTCTCCACTGTTGTCAGACCCACAATGTTGTCTATCAGTTCTGTGATGTTGAAAGGAATATCTAGAGGATCTTCAAACTCTGAGAACACCTTCACCATTGTCAAAGCGAAGCCTCTGCTATCTGCAAATGACACCctcttttttgctttgttgtgtGTGAAGGAGTTTGCTGCCTCTTCTGGTCCATTCAGTGCAGTCTTGCTGCTCAGCTGTATGCAGGGCCTCAGTGGCTTGCTTGGCTTTGGAGTAATTTTGCAGGCACACTTCTCTCTTCGCAAGGGTGAAGAGCACAGGTACAGCTGCATCGCGACATCCACAGCCATTGCTTGCTTGTGAGGGAAACAGTCTAATACTCTGGAAGATGAGAAGAAGGGTCAGTTGATGCCAGAAAAGCACTTTAATACAAATTTTGTTAGACAGTTGAAATATCACTTCCCCCCAGCCATCCCAAATAAGCTTGCTTCTTAAAGGCAGGTACTAGCACAGTGTGATTTACAGACACAGTGAGAAACCCACTACAGAAGTGACAGGGCTAGAGCCTGTTGGGCTCTTGAACAGCTCTTCCAACTGCTACAGGGACAGAGTTGCCTCCTACTTTCCTACTAAACTAGCAATAGCAGGATCCAGAGCATTTGCAATCCAAAGCAAAGCCCATGGCTCAGTCCTGCCAATGCTCACACAACCCCCAGATTATCAAATTTCAATGCTATGTAAAGCAGTATTCCTGCTGTGCTTGCCTCCTTCCAGGAGAGATTCTCCCCAGGGCTTAACAAGTTTTTGTAGGAATAGGAACTCAGTTTGTCACAAGCTGTCATACACAACTGACTTAATAGTTCATAAAACTCCAGATGTCAGCCAAAAAGCACTCATTCAGTTGAACTACACACTTTGCTCATCACTGTCGCCCAGAATTGCACCATCCAAAGTGCCTCCAAGTAGTATTGTAAAGATAGCAAGtctgacacagcagcagggcacaggctTCGCCAACACTGCTCTGGAGCTTTCTCCCCTCTACTCCACTTTATAACAAACATCAGTCAGTTTTACCTCCAGGCAGAGTCTGCACCTCAAGCCTCCATAGGGTTTGTGCTAAGCCCCTGGAACACATCTATACAGGCATAGGGCTCTGCCAAACACAACTCACTTACTTTGAGGTTCACTGAGGCTTTGGAAGCAAGTCCTGCTCGCAAAAGGCACAGGCCATGTGCCCCCTCCACTAcagcctctcctccagcacccagcccaTTCCTCCAGGGATGCAGCACCATCTCTCTCTCCATGCATCCAATGTAGGGCACTGTGCCAGATGCAGCCCTGGAGTGGactgcagccaggcagctcccagaACACTGCACCTATTGTGCCTGCCTTTACACTGACATTCGGATGGGTGCTTTTGGCAGACTCTCTGTGGCCTGGCTCTGGATAAACCGCTGGATGGATTTATCACACACATCCCCCTTAAGTCAACTGTATTGCAGCTGACTTTAAACACAGAATATTCCCTTAATAAAtgtcctgctgggctgcaggccATGGTCCAAAGCTGCTCCCACCAACATAGAGGGATGAGGCAGCAATAGTAGCAGTGACCAGTGGCTTTGTGATGCAGCAGAGATCTAGCTGCCAAAGCCATGCACAGCTAGCTTCTAGTACTTGCCAAGAAAAAGCAAGAGCCACACTCTCCAGTTCACTACTTTAACTCCCCACCCTGTAACACcaacacagcagctctgagcaagcTTTCACAGCATCCACTCAGCATAGGTATCTGTTTATTCCGAGCACATGTGCAAAGGCTTTCATCCCAACACACCCAC encodes:
- the PPP1R3B gene encoding protein phosphatase 1 regulatory subunit 3B isoform X2, with product MAVDVAMQLYLCSSPLRREKCACKITPKPSKPLRPCIQLSSKTALNGPEEAANSFTHNKAKKRVSFADSRGFALTMVKVFSEFEDPLDIPFNITELIDNIVGLTTVEKDSFVLDFVQPSVDYLDFRNRLQADCVCLENCVLKEKSIVGTVKVKNLAFEKTVKIRMTFDTWKNFIDHPCQYVKNTYGGSDQDTFSFDISLPEGIQSHERVEFAISFECNGRVYWDNNRGTNYRIICSELKSAQEAVRPPQAPDFGSAFDRFGSPRCSYGLFPEWPSYSGYEKLGPYY
- the PPP1R3B gene encoding protein phosphatase 1 regulatory subunit 3B isoform X1 — its product is MEVVLDCFPHKQAMAVDVAMQLYLCSSPLRREKCACKITPKPSKPLRPCIQLSSKTALNGPEEAANSFTHNKAKKRVSFADSRGFALTMVKVFSEFEDPLDIPFNITELIDNIVGLTTVEKDSFVLDFVQPSVDYLDFRNRLQADCVCLENCVLKEKSIVGTVKVKNLAFEKTVKIRMTFDTWKNFIDHPCQYVKNTYGGSDQDTFSFDISLPEGIQSHERVEFAISFECNGRVYWDNNRGTNYRIICSELKSAQEAVRPPQAPDFGSAFDRFGSPRCSYGLFPEWPSYSGYEKLGPYY